A stretch of Salvelinus alpinus chromosome 4, SLU_Salpinus.1, whole genome shotgun sequence DNA encodes these proteins:
- the LOC139572905 gene encoding collectin-10-like isoform X2 has protein sequence MGKMGSAGDKGDAGEAGVDGPSGLKGNAGTTCDCGRYRKVVGQMDINVRKLKNAVKFVKNDTNTLIADYVTQAGLTQVFIGLQAGQKGGGPVYADLTPVRNYTAWGLEEPSGAPSNTSCVKMVSTGTWNQVECDITMYYVCEFKKSRRGLAAVL, from the exons GAGACGCAGGAGAAGCAGGAGTTGATGGACCGTCTGGACTGAAAGGGAACGCAG GAACAACATGTGACTGTGGGAGGTACAGGAAGGTCGTTGGACAGATGGACATCAATGTCAGAAAGCTGAAGAATGCAGTCAAGTTTGTGAAAAATG ACACCAACACCCTGATAGCAGACTACGTCACCCAGGCTGGCCTGACCCAGGTCTTCATCGGGCTGCAGGCTGGGCAGAAGGGGGGAGGGCCTGTTTACGCAGACCTGACCCCAGTGAGGAACTATACGGCCTGGGGCCTAGAGGAGCCATCAGGGGCCCCTTCCAACACCAGCTGTGTGAAGATGGTCAGCACAG GCACATGGAACCAGGTGGAGTGTGACATCACCATGTACTACGTGTGCGAGTTCAAGAAGAGCAGGAGAGGTCTCGCCGCCGTGCTGTGA
- the LOC139572905 gene encoding collectin-10-like isoform X1, translating into MGKMGSAGDKGDAGEAGVDGPSGLKGNAGTTCDCGRYRKVVGQMDINVRKLKNAVKFVKNVILGIKETEEKFYLIVKEARKYREALINCKLRGGMLAMPKTTDTNTLIADYVTQAGLTQVFIGLQAGQKGGGPVYADLTPVRNYTAWGLEEPSGAPSNTSCVKMVSTGTWNQVECDITMYYVCEFKKSRRGLAAVL; encoded by the exons GAGACGCAGGAGAAGCAGGAGTTGATGGACCGTCTGGACTGAAAGGGAACGCAG GAACAACATGTGACTGTGGGAGGTACAGGAAGGTCGTTGGACAGATGGACATCAATGTCAGAAAGCTGAAGAATGCAGTCAAGTTTGTGAAAAATG TCATTTTAGGCATTAAGGAAACGGAGGAGAAATTTTACCTGATTGTGAAAGAGGCCAGAAAGTACAGAGAGGCTCTGATAAACTGTAAGCTGAGGGGCGGTATGCTCGCCATGCCCAAAACAACAGACACCAACACCCTGATAGCAGACTACGTCACCCAGGCTGGCCTGACCCAGGTCTTCATCGGGCTGCAGGCTGGGCAGAAGGGGGGAGGGCCTGTTTACGCAGACCTGACCCCAGTGAGGAACTATACGGCCTGGGGCCTAGAGGAGCCATCAGGGGCCCCTTCCAACACCAGCTGTGTGAAGATGGTCAGCACAG GCACATGGAACCAGGTGGAGTGTGACATCACCATGTACTACGTGTGCGAGTTCAAGAAGAGCAGGAGAGGTCTCGCCGCCGTGCTGTGA